A region from the Neurospora crassa OR74A linkage group V, whole genome shotgun sequence genome encodes:
- a CDS encoding serine/threonine protein phosphatase 2A — MKRFSQRVLSRTKDKDSKSKKNKDAKDGTASPNSQGSREATQSPVLTPSSSTSTLVNDSRNKPLPPNNAAHGDHGNSMLGPQGGNSNPGAADRFSSIGGQQQGANGGSTPVRHGTLPPTVIISPSAPHVPPPGAAETMPHDLAPPKAGQKSLMFDRLHQTPKDVLEGLRTPKRQNSSRFDISAHRELEKLPGFHEVAPNHRQDLFMKKIEQCNVIFDFNDASADMKSKEIKRLALHELLDYVANNRQVITEPMYPRVVEMFAKNLFRPIPPPMNPQGEAFDPEEDEPVLEVAWPHIQVVYEFFLRFIESQDFNTNIAKAYIDHSFVLQLLELFDSEDPRERDFLKTTLHRIYGKFLNLRSFIRRSINNVFFQFTYETERFNGIAELLEILGSIINGFALPLKEEHKLFLTRVLLPLHKVKSLSMYHPQLAYCIVQFLEKDASLTEEVVLGLLRYWPKVNSTKEVMFLNEVEDIFEVMDPAEFAKVQEPLFHQLAKSVASPHFQVAERALYFWNNEYFCNLVSDNVEIILPIMFAPLYENSKGHWNRTIHGMVYNAMKLFMEINPQLFDDCSHEYTENQSNAPAREAHRQSKWARLEELAKQRKVESGTSNGTSSIPARTTVHPLPRLEEVDGTEDNQKRLDSLKLQDGDRRERRPGMHERQSSVGSSRSR; from the exons ATGAAGCGGTTCAGCCAGAGAGTC CTCTCGAGGACGAAGGACAAGGAttccaagtccaagaagaaTAAGGATGCGAAGGACGGAACAGCTTCCCCCAACTCACAAGGCTCTCGCGAGGCCACCCAGTCGCCCGTTCTCACCCCTTCATCGTCTACGTCGACACTTGTAAATGACAGCCGTAACAAGCCATTGCCGCCTAACAATGCGGCCCATGGCGACCACGGCAATTCCATGCTCGGCCCTCAAGGCGGCAACTCGAACCCTGGCGCAGCGGATAGATTCAGCAGTATCGGGGGGCAGCAACAGGGCGCCAACGGCGGCAGCACCCCTGTCCGTCACGGCACCCTTCCTCCTACCGTTATAATCAGCCCCAGCGCGCCG CATGTCCCACCTCCCGGCGCCGCGGAAACGATGCCGCACGATCTCGCTCCTCCAAAAGCCGGACAAAAGTCGCTTATGTTTGACCGTTTACACCAGACCCCCAAAGACGTCCTGGAAGGGCTCAGGACGCCAAAGAGGCAGAACTCGTCGCGGTTCGACATCTCAGCCCATCGCGAGCTCGAGAAGCTCCCGGGCTTCCATGAGGTGGCCCCCAATCACCGCCAGGATCTGTTCATGAAGAAGATCGAGCAGTGCAACGTCATCTTTGACTTCAATGATGCGAGCGCCGACATGAAGTCCAAGGAGATCAAGCGATTGGCCCTTCACGAGCTGCTGGATTATGTCGCTAATAACCGGCAAGTCATCACTGAGCCAATGTATCCGCGTGTGGTTGAGATGTTTGCAAAGAACTTATTCCGCCCAATTCCTCCTCCCATGAACCCGCAGGGTGAAGCTTTCGATCCCGAAGAGGATGAACCGGTCCTGGAGGTTGCCTGGCCGCATATTCAAGTTGTCTATGAGTTCTTCCTCCGGTTCATTGAAAGTCAAGATTTCAACACCAATATTGCCAAGGCGTATATCGATCATAGCTTCGTTCTTCAGCTACTCGAGCTCTTCGACTCCGAGGACCCCAGAGAACGGGACTTTTTAAAGACGACTCTGCATCGTATCTACGGCAAGTTCCTCAACCTGAGGTCCTTCATCCGCCGCTCTATCAACAACGTCTTTTTCCAGTTCACGTACGAAACTGAAAGATTCAATGGTATTGCCGAACTGCTCGAAATTCTTGGGTCAATCATCAACGGTTTTGCGCTCCCTCTCAAGGAGGAGCACAAGCTTTTCCTTACCAGAGTATTGCTTCCTCTTCACAAGGTCAAGAGTCTGAGCATGTACCATCCCCAATTGGCGTACTGCATCGTGCAGTTCCTGGAGAAGGATGCTTCCTTGACAGAAGAG GTTGTTCTCGGACTTCTCCGTTATTGGCCCAAGGTCAACAGCACCAAGGAGGTCATGTTTCTCAACGAGGTTGAAGACATCTTCGAGGTCATGGACCCGGCTGAGTTCGCCAAGGTCCAAGAACCTCTGTTCCATCAGCTCGCCAAATCGGTTGCCAGCCCGCACTTCCAGGTCGCCGAGAGAGCTTTGTATTTCTGGAACAACGAGTACTTCTGCAATCTCGTGAGCGACAATGTCGAGATCATTCTCCCCATCATGTTCGCTCCTCTCTACGAAAACTCCAAGGGACATTGGAATAG AACCATCCACGGCATGGTATATAACGCTATGAAGCTATTTATGGAAATCAACCCGCAGCTATTCGATGATTGCTCCCACGAGTACACGGAAAACCAAAGCAACGCCCCTGCAAGGGAAGCTCATCGCCAGAGCAAATGGGCTCGACTCGAAGAACTCGCGAAGCAGAGGAAAGTAGAAAGTGGAACATCCAATGGCACCAGCTCTATCCCAGCTCGCACCACTGTCCACCCGCTGCCTCGCCTAGAAGAAGTAGACGGTACAGAGGATAATCAAAAGAGGCTGGATTCTTTGAAGTTGCAGGATGGTGATAGAAGGGAGCGACGACCCGGGATGCACGAGAGGCAAAGCTCAGTAGGTTCATCCAGAAGTCGGTAA